CAATAATAAGACTAAAACTTAGCTGAAAGCAAGTGAAAAATGATGTTTTTGTAAAATTTTTTTAAAATCGGATTTTATAAAAATGGAAGCTAAAAATTACCCAAAAGATATTTTTGAATTTATAAAACAAAATTTGTCTGACGCTAAATCAGATATAAAAAATCCTTATTTAGAGGGCTTAATTAAAATTGTTTTTTCAGATTTAAAAGAGGCTGAAAAAAAAGAATTTTAACTGAAAAAAGAAAGGATTTTGTTTTAAAATACTGCTTTTCTATTCCTCTTCCTTTTATAATTGATCTTATTAAAGATTTTTCTCCAATAATAGAACTTGGAGCAGGAACAGGGTATTATGCCTGGTGTCTGAGGCAGTCAAAAGTTAAAATAGAAGTTTTTGATCTTTATCCCCCTGATGAAATAGCTCCCTTTGATTTTTTTTCACAAAATTATTGGTTTGAAGATACATGGGTAAATGTTTTAAAAGCCGACGAAGAAGTAGTCAAAGCTTATAGTGAGCATAGTCTTTTTTTATGCTGGCCTTCTCTTGAGTCAAAAATGGCTTTTAACGCTTTGAAAAAATACAGAAATTCCGGTGGAAAAATTCTTATTTATATTGGAGACCCTTTATCAAGTGCAGATGAAAGCTTTTTTAATGAGCTTAAGCAAGATAAACTTATACATGAGCTAAATATTCCTTCATGGAGTTTTATTAATGAAAAACTAATGATTTATTCCCTTTAAGGAGAATTTATGGATCCAAAAAACAAAATTATCTTTGCCCTTGATTTCTCATCTTTTGAAGAAGCCAGGCTTTTTATTGATCTTTTAAAAAATAAAATTGGAGTTTTTAAAGTAGGTCTGGAGCTTTTTATAAAAGAAGGACAAAAGATTCTTGATTATATAAACCAAAATACTGGAAATGAAATTTTCCTTGATTTAAAGCTTTTAGATATTCCAAAAACTGTTGAAAGAAGTGTGGCAATTGTAAAGGATTTTAATGTTCGTTTTTTGACAGTTCATGCCCAGGACAGAAAAACTTTAGAAGCTGCTGTAAAAGGATCTGGCGGAAAAGTCGATATTTTAGGAGTTACTGTTCTTACTTCTCTTGGCAAACAAGACCTGAAAGAGCAGGGAATAGCAGAACCATATCTTAATAATTCCAGGGAACTTGTGGAAAAAAGAGCAAAATTTGCTTTTGATTCAGGAATTAAGGGAGTAATCTGTTCTCCTCTTGAGGCTTCTTTAATTAAAAACAAATTTGGTCCGGATTTTTTTGCTGTAACTCCTGGAATAAGAATGGCTCATAATGTAAATGATGATCAGTCAAGAACAGCCACTCCTTTTGAAGCAATAAAAAACGGAGCAGATTATATTGTTGTTGGCCGTCCTATAAAAAATGCCCAAAACCCTGAAAAAGAAGCAGAACAAATTGCTTTTGAAATTGAAAGGGGTTTAAAGGAAAAGGTGTAAAAATTTATGGCAGGAGAAGAAGCTTTTAAAAAAAATTATCAAAGATATGATAAATGGTTTGAGGATAATCCTTCTCTTTATGAAACAGAACTTGAGGCTTTAAAAAGATTTGTCCCAAAATCAGGAAAAGGTTTTGAATCAGGAGTTGGAACAGGAAAATTTGCTCTGCCTTTAAATATTGAGTTTGGAATTGATCCTGTAAAAGAAATGTTTGAAGAAGCCATAAAAAACGGGATTAAAACTGTTTGTGCCAAAGGTGAAAATCTTCCTTTTAAAGACAATTGCTTTGACTTTGGTCTTGCTGTAACAACTATTTGTTTTTATGATGATATTCTTTTGTCCTTTAAAGAGGCAAAAAGAGTTATTAAAAAAGGAGGATGCCTTGTTTTAGGTTTTGTTGACAATGGCTCCTGGATGGGTAAAGTTTACAGAGAAAAAAAACACAAAAACCCTTTTTATAAAGATGCTGTTTTTTATACTGTTGATGAAGTCAAAGAACTACTTGAAACAGCCGGGTTTGAAAAAATTGAAATTATTCAGGCAATTTTTGAGGATAATTTAAAAAAAATTGCCCAAGGTTACGGAAAAGGCGGTTTTGCTGTAATCAAAGGAGTAAAAGGTAGATAGTCATGGCATCATTTGAAAAAATTGAAGAGGCAAGAAAATTTTTAGGACTTTTTGACAGTGCAAGTATTCCTGAAGTTGAAAAAAAATATAAGGAGCTTTTAAATAAATGGCATCCTGATAAGAATTTGGATAATCAGGACAAGGCCAATGAAATGACAATTAAAATAATTGAAGCCCATAAAATTATAATGGAATATTTTATGAACTATAAAATTCCTTTTACAAAAGAAGATGTAATGAAATATTGCTCTCTTGATGAATGGTGGCTCAATAAATTCGGAGCTGATCCCCTCTGGTCAAACAAATAGGGGTTAAATTTTTTTAATTATTTTCTCTGGGTTTCCCTTAAACCTGATTCCCTAGGCATGCCATTGTCTGAAAAAACCTTGTTTCCCCAAAATCAAAAAGTTTGAGTTTATCGTCAGTTTTTATTCTATCCTTTATCTTCTAGAAGGTTAATATTTAACAGATACTCATTTTAGAAAAAAATTTAAAGAATCAAACAAATTTACAAACAAAAAACTTTTATTTTGAAAATGAATTGTGTTTTTTTGTTTATATCTTGTTTCTTTTTCCTTTATAATTCAATTAATTGACAATTAATCTGAGAGGACTTAATATGGTAATGTAAAACTTTTGTAAAAGTTAAATTAATCTAAAAAAGAGGTTAAAAAAATGACTTCAAATATACTTGGAATTGACATAGGCTCCACCGCTATTTCCCTTGCCCTCACAGATAAAAATAAAAACATTTTAAAAACCTCATATTCTTTTCATAAAGGAGAAATTGAAAAAAACCTTGAAAAAGCACTTGAAGATTTTGATTTAAGCCTTGTTTCAAATATTGTTGCAACAAGTTCAACTCCAACAACCATACAAAGAGATTTTGAATTTGATAATCAATCGGCTTTAATTACAGCTGCAAAAGAACTTAATCATTCTTTTGATTCAATTCTTTTTGTGGGTGGAGAAAAATTTGGACTCATTGATTTTGATGAAAACGGGAATTATAAAAATTTAAAAACCAATACCTCCTGTGCTGCAGGGACAGGAAGTTTTCTTGATCAACAGGCTGGAAGGCTTAATTTTTCAGGAACAGAAGAATTAAGTGAAACTGCATTTAAAAACAAGGGTAATTTCCCATTAATTGCCTCAAGATGTGCTGTTTTTGCAAAAACAGACCTTATCCATGCCCAGCAGGAAGGCCATACCTTTGACGAAATAAGTGATGGGCTTTGTTATGGGCTTGCAAAAAATCTTACAGATACTCTTTTTTCAGGGGAAAAAAAATACTCAAAAGTTCTTTTTTGCGGAGGAGTTTCATTAAACAAAGCTGTAAAAAAACATATTGAAAATATAATTGGAGTAAAACTTTATTCAGATAAATATTCCAATCTTTATTCTGCAATTGGTGCCTGTTTTATGCTTTGTGATGAAATTAGAAACAAAAGTATTGAAAAATCAAAAATAAATAAAGATAAAATTTTTATAAAATGTGAAAAAGAGAAAAAACTTTATTATCAGCCTTTGGAGCTTAAACTTTCAAAATATCCTGATTTTTCAAGTTTGGAAAAATTTGAGTTTGAATCCTTAAATTCAAAGAAAAATAAAGTTGAAACAGATATTTATGAAGAAATAAATAAAAATTCAGCTTTAGAGGCCTTTCTTGGAATAGATATTGGCTCAACAAGCACAAAAGCGGCTTTAGTCAACAACAATAAAAAAACAATAGCAGGATTTTATACAAGAACTGCTGGAAACCCTTTAAGGGCAGTTCAATCAATTCTTGAATGTATAGATTTTGTTTTTAAGAAAAAAAATTTTGAAATAAAAATAAAAGGATGTTCCACCACAGGTTCAGGAAGAAAATTCATTGGAAAAATTCTTGGAGCAGATCTTTGTGTTGATGAAATTACAGCCCATGCAAAAGCTGCAACAAAAATAAATCCAGATGTTGATACAATAATTGAAATCGGAGGACAGGACGCAAAATTTACCATCTTGAAAAATGGAATTGTAACTTTTTCTGTAATGAACAATGTCTGTGCAGCAGGAACAGGAAGTTTTATTGAAGAGCAGGCAAAAAAACTTGGAGTAAATATTACAAAATATTCAGAGCGTACAGACATGGTAAAAGCTCCGCTTTCAAGTGATAGATGCACAGTTTTTATGGAAAGAGATATAAATCATTATCTTGCAGAAGGTTATAGCGTAAATGAGGTGTTAGCTTCTGTCCTTCATTCTGTCCGGGAAAATTATCTTCTAAAAGTTGCTTCTGAAAGCCTGATTGGAGAGCATATTTATTTTCAGGGAGCAACAGCCAAAAACAAATCACTTGTTTCTGCGTTTGAGCAAAGACTTAAAAAGCCAATTAATGTATCCCGTTTTTGTCATTTAACAGGAGCCATTGGAGCAGGGCTTATTTTAAAAGAAGAGCAAAAAGGAAAAACCTCATTTAGGGGAATTGATCTTTATAAAAAAGAAATCCCCTTAAAGTCTGAAATATGTGGTCTTTGTAATAATAATTGTAAAATTACCATTGCAGAAATCAATGGAGAAAAGGCAGCGTATGGATTTTTGTGTGGAAGAGATTATGATACAAAAAAATATGTAAATAAAAACATTTCAGGTTTTGATCTTTTAAAGGAAAGAAAAAAGATTGAGACAAAAGCTTTTACAAATGTTGAAAAAATAGAAAATTCACCTGTAATAGGAATCCCTTTTGCTCTTCATTTAGCTGAAGATCATTCAAGGTGGAAAGAGTTTTTTTCTCTTCTTGGAATAAAAACCATTTCAAGTGAAAACTTTAAAGATGGTGTAACTAAAGGTAAAAAGATTTCTGAAACCGAGTTTTGTGCTCCTGCTTCATCAATGTTTGGTCATGTTGATTATTTGCTTGGAAAAGCTGATTATGTTTTTGTTCCTTTTTATCTTGAAGAAAAGGTTAAAAGCGGACAAAGTCAATATTGCTATTATACCCAGTATCTTCCCTCTCTTTTAAAAAGAATTGATACAAAACGAGTACTTAATCCTTTAATAAACTATCTTTATACTGGATTTCATTCAAAAATCGAGCTTTATAAAATGATTGAATCAATTCATCTTAAAAAAAGTTTTTTTGAAATAAGTGCAGCATTTGACAAGGCTTTGGAAATGAAGGAATCAAATGTTGAAAAGTTTAAAAAACTTTATGACGACCAGATAAAAGAAAATGATGATATAAATGTTGTTCTTCTTGGAAGACCCTATACTGTTCTATCAGATAAAATGAACAATAAAATTCCTGAAATTTTTGGAAATCTTGGAGTCAAAACTTTTTACCAGGATATGATTTCTGTTTTAGATGAAGATAATTTAGAAATCGAACCTCTTTTAAAAGATATCCACTGGAAATATGTTTCAAAAATTCTTCAAACAGCACAAAAAGCTGCTAAAACAAATAATTTATATCCTGTTTATATTACTTCATTTAAATGTTCGCCTGATTCCTTTGGGCTGAGATTTTTCAAGGAACTTATGGCAAAACATGAAAAGCCATATCTTGTTCTTGAACTTGACGAGCATGATTCAAGTGTTGGATATGAAACAAGAATTGAAGCAGCTGTAAGGGCTTTTAGAAATCATAGTGAAGCTGAAAATAAAAAAGAAAGTTTAAAAGATTATGATGATATGTTTTTCAAGCCTGAAAGAAATTTAAAAAACAAGCATCTTATTTTGCCTAACTGGGACAATCTAACCTGTAATTTTCTTATTAAGGTTTTAAAGCGTGAAGGAATAAGCACCTATCTTATTGAAGAAACAGACTCAACAATTTCAAAAAGTATGAAATTTAATACAGGGCAGTGTATTCCAGCAAATTCCATTGCCCAGGGATTTGTTGAAACAATTGAAAAATACAATCTCAATCCCAAAGATTGTGTTTTATGGATGAGCAAGGCAAATTTTTGCAATTTAAAGCTTTATCCCAATTTTATTCAAAGTATTTTAAAATCCTATGGAAATGGAATGGAAAAGGCAAAAATTTTCCACGGGGAGCTTACGCTTAAAGACATTTCCATTCGTGCATCGTTTAATACTTATTTTGCACATATGTTTGGTGGAATGATAAGAAAAATGGGGTGTAAAACAAGGCCTTATGAAATAACCAAAGGTGAAACAGATTTAGTTATAGAAAAAAGTAAAATAATAATGGAGCAGGCATTTCTTGGGAATATGTCAAAGGAAAATGCTGTTAAGCAAGTGGTTGAAGATTTTAAAAAAATAAAAATTAAACCCCGACAAAGGCCTAAGGTTGCCATTTTTGGGGATATTTATGTAAGAGACAATGATGTTATGAACCAAAATCTTGTTAAATTTATTGAAGAAAACGGAGGAGAGGTTTTAACAACTCCCTATACTGAACTTGCAAAGGTTATTGCTCCTTTGTATTTTAAAAAATGGTTCAATGAAAGGTTATTTGTAAACCTTTTGGGTGTAAAAATTCTTGCTGCAAACATGAAGCAGTTTGAAAAAAAATATATGAGATATTTTAATGAAATTTTAAAAGAACCTGAGCATTCCTATGATGAAAATCCTGAAAAAATTCTTGGAGAATTTGAAATAAGACCTGAAAATGCAGGTGAATCCATGGAAAATATTTTAAAGATTTTCTATCTTTCAAAGCATCACCCTGATTTAAGCCTTTTTGTTCAGGCAAACCCTGCTTTTTGCTGTCCATCCCTTGTAACAGAATCAATGAAAACTTTAATTGAAGAAAAAACTTCTATTCCTGTTGTTACAATTACTTATGATGGAACAGGTGGAGTTAAAAACCAAAGCATTGTTCCCTATCTTAA
This genomic window from Desulforegulaceae bacterium contains:
- the pyrF gene encoding orotidine-5'-phosphate decarboxylase: MDPKNKIIFALDFSSFEEARLFIDLLKNKIGVFKVGLELFIKEGQKILDYINQNTGNEIFLDLKLLDIPKTVERSVAIVKDFNVRFLTVHAQDRKTLEAAVKGSGGKVDILGVTVLTSLGKQDLKEQGIAEPYLNNSRELVEKRAKFAFDSGIKGVICSPLEASLIKNKFGPDFFAVTPGIRMAHNVNDDQSRTATPFEAIKNGADYIVVGRPIKNAQNPEKEAEQIAFEIERGLKEKV
- a CDS encoding class I SAM-dependent methyltransferase, coding for MAGEEAFKKNYQRYDKWFEDNPSLYETELEALKRFVPKSGKGFESGVGTGKFALPLNIEFGIDPVKEMFEEAIKNGIKTVCAKGENLPFKDNCFDFGLAVTTICFYDDILLSFKEAKRVIKKGGCLVLGFVDNGSWMGKVYREKKHKNPFYKDAVFYTVDEVKELLETAGFEKIEIIQAIFEDNLKKIAQGYGKGGFAVIKGVKGR
- a CDS encoding J domain-containing protein, producing the protein MASFEKIEEARKFLGLFDSASIPEVEKKYKELLNKWHPDKNLDNQDKANEMTIKIIEAHKIIMEYFMNYKIPFTKEDVMKYCSLDEWWLNKFGADPLWSNK
- a CDS encoding acyl-CoA dehydratase activase; this encodes MTSNILGIDIGSTAISLALTDKNKNILKTSYSFHKGEIEKNLEKALEDFDLSLVSNIVATSSTPTTIQRDFEFDNQSALITAAKELNHSFDSILFVGGEKFGLIDFDENGNYKNLKTNTSCAAGTGSFLDQQAGRLNFSGTEELSETAFKNKGNFPLIASRCAVFAKTDLIHAQQEGHTFDEISDGLCYGLAKNLTDTLFSGEKKYSKVLFCGGVSLNKAVKKHIENIIGVKLYSDKYSNLYSAIGACFMLCDEIRNKSIEKSKINKDKIFIKCEKEKKLYYQPLELKLSKYPDFSSLEKFEFESLNSKKNKVETDIYEEINKNSALEAFLGIDIGSTSTKAALVNNNKKTIAGFYTRTAGNPLRAVQSILECIDFVFKKKNFEIKIKGCSTTGSGRKFIGKILGADLCVDEITAHAKAATKINPDVDTIIEIGGQDAKFTILKNGIVTFSVMNNVCAAGTGSFIEEQAKKLGVNITKYSERTDMVKAPLSSDRCTVFMERDINHYLAEGYSVNEVLASVLHSVRENYLLKVASESLIGEHIYFQGATAKNKSLVSAFEQRLKKPINVSRFCHLTGAIGAGLILKEEQKGKTSFRGIDLYKKEIPLKSEICGLCNNNCKITIAEINGEKAAYGFLCGRDYDTKKYVNKNISGFDLLKERKKIETKAFTNVEKIENSPVIGIPFALHLAEDHSRWKEFFSLLGIKTISSENFKDGVTKGKKISETEFCAPASSMFGHVDYLLGKADYVFVPFYLEEKVKSGQSQYCYYTQYLPSLLKRIDTKRVLNPLINYLYTGFHSKIELYKMIESIHLKKSFFEISAAFDKALEMKESNVEKFKKLYDDQIKENDDINVVLLGRPYTVLSDKMNNKIPEIFGNLGVKTFYQDMISVLDEDNLEIEPLLKDIHWKYVSKILQTAQKAAKTNNLYPVYITSFKCSPDSFGLRFFKELMAKHEKPYLVLELDEHDSSVGYETRIEAAVRAFRNHSEAENKKESLKDYDDMFFKPERNLKNKHLILPNWDNLTCNFLIKVLKREGISTYLIEETDSTISKSMKFNTGQCIPANSIAQGFVETIEKYNLNPKDCVLWMSKANFCNLKLYPNFIQSILKSYGNGMEKAKIFHGELTLKDISIRASFNTYFAHMFGGMIRKMGCKTRPYEITKGETDLVIEKSKIIMEQAFLGNMSKENAVKQVVEDFKKIKIKPRQRPKVAIFGDIYVRDNDVMNQNLVKFIEENGGEVLTTPYTELAKVIAPLYFKKWFNERLFVNLLGVKILAANMKQFEKKYMRYFNEILKEPEHSYDENPEKILGEFEIRPENAGESMENILKIFYLSKHHPDLSLFVQANPAFCCPSLVTESMKTLIEEKTSIPVVTITYDGTGGVKNQSIVPYL